From Scleropages formosus chromosome 25, fSclFor1.1, whole genome shotgun sequence, a single genomic window includes:
- the LOC108928108 gene encoding reticulophagy regulator 3-like — MRAAVLRRLAPYGAELFRVRSLALCKSPLRTLTLFSALHVVFWFVALSSFRPLFLVCSGLIVAVCVDTWRNGIWPKIRSYPPNENESLFNKRDAGCSGTLNLSELSNHIAEVCISASCFARGLVVYRRRNPGQFCFLACCFFTFLAAVGYYIPGLVLSYSAVLLLLLYPLAVNHRVWQRLSARLEPALWWLNFSNPAYMMSKPKEYSKRQSDPKDPGAPELAEFPSVSKDDNKTSSGYRTLNLSGGDSSSTAPMEAPVTATFSSLNGGSLSNIQPYAFAGTHSEGHSCMSTGQRYSEQPNVDPDLEGEDFEMLDRSELHHMDSLGQKVQ; from the exons ATGCGCGCGGCCGTGCTGAGGAGGCTCGCGCCGTACGGCGCAGAGCTGTTCCGCGTGCGCTCGCTCGCGCTGTGCAAGAGCCCTCTGCGCACCCTCACGCTGTTCTCGGCTCTCCACGTCGTCTTCTG GTTTGTTGCCCTGTCATCTTTTCGCCCGCTTTTCCTCGTGTGCAGCGGCCTGATTGTCGCTGTGTGCGTTGACACGTGGCGTAACGGGATCTGGCCCAAGATCAGAT ccTACCcaccaaatgaaaatgaaag CCTTTTTAACAAACGGGATGCAGGATGCTCAGGGACCCTTAATCTTTCTGAGCTCAGTAACCACATCGCTGAGGTGTGCATCAGTGCTTCATGCTTTGCAAGGGGCCTTGTGGTCTACAGAAGACGAAATCCAGGCCAG TTTTGTTTCCTGGCGTGTTGCTTCTTCACATTTCTGGCAGCTGTAGGATATTACATTCCAGGCCTTGTACTCTCATACTCAGCTG TGCTACTGTTGCTGCTCTACCCCTTGGCAGTGAATCACAGGGTATGGCAGCGGCTGTCTGCACGCTTGGAGCCGGCCCTGTGGTGGCTGAACTTCAGTAACCCTGCCTACATGATGTCCAAACCCAAAGAGT aCTCCAAGAGGCAAAGTGACCCTAAGGATCCCGGTGCCCCTGAACTGGCTGAATTCCCTTCTGTCAGTAAAGATGACAATAAGACCAGCAGTGGGTACCGTACCCTCAACCTGTCTGGTGGTGATTCCTCCAGCACAGCCCCGATGGAAGCTCCCGTTACTGCCACCTTCTCCAGCCTTAATGGGGGTTCTCTGAGCAatatccagccttacgcctttgCTGGAACCCACAGCGAAGGCCATTCTTGTATGTCCACCGGCCAGAGATATTCGGAGCAGCCCAACGTTGATCCAGATCTTGAGGGGGAGGACTTTGAGATGCTGGATCGGTCAGAGCTACACCACATGGACTCCTTGGGGCAAAAGGTGCAATAA